In Pseudomonadota bacterium, one genomic interval encodes:
- a CDS encoding outer membrane protein assembly factor BamD has protein sequence MKIRLSTLLLVPILLSQIIFLGCVGLEEDPTANWSAEELYTNAKGRLNDKYYEQSVQLYKSLDLRYPYGPFAEQGKIDIAYAYWKMDDNTSALIACDRFIREHPEHKYSDYMMYLKASVYFNDDKGLFGMLLSKNLAERDPGSARQAFDTLRDLVKRFPESRYAEDARLRMAYLVNTLAEHETGVAEYYYQRGAYVASINRAQSVIETYPKAPDTPRALQILAASYEKSGLLDAKIKIDTIIALNFPGLQAAKAEDADSAWWDFWSNKAELSAVDISAPDADSGKPWWKFWVDDGKPPQQ, from the coding sequence TCCAATTCTACTCTCCCAGATAATTTTTTTGGGTTGCGTCGGGCTCGAAGAGGATCCGACGGCAAATTGGTCTGCGGAGGAGTTGTACACAAACGCAAAAGGTCGGCTTAATGATAAATATTATGAGCAGTCGGTTCAATTGTATAAAAGTTTAGATTTGCGATATCCGTATGGGCCATTCGCAGAGCAGGGAAAGATTGATATAGCGTATGCGTATTGGAAGATGGATGATAATACATCGGCGCTAATAGCCTGTGATCGGTTTATACGGGAGCACCCAGAGCACAAATATAGTGACTACATGATGTATTTAAAGGCCTCGGTTTATTTTAATGATGATAAGGGGCTGTTTGGAATGCTCTTATCAAAAAACCTTGCGGAAAGAGACCCGGGATCGGCTCGTCAGGCTTTTGATACCTTGCGAGATTTGGTTAAACGGTTCCCTGAAAGTCGTTATGCTGAGGATGCTCGATTAAGAATGGCTTATTTGGTCAATACGTTAGCCGAGCATGAGACTGGTGTTGCCGAATATTATTATCAACGAGGCGCTTACGTCGCATCTATTAATCGTGCCCAGTCTGTCATTGAGACTTACCCAAAAGCGCCGGATACTCCGCGTGCCCTTCAAATTTTAGCAGCGAGTTATGAGAAGTCAGGATTGCTTGATGCCAAGATCAAGATTGATACCATCATTGCTTTAAACTTTCCTGGTTTGCAGGCAGCAAAGGCAGAGGACGCTGACAGCGCATGGTGGGATTTTTGGAGTAATAAGGCAGAGTTGTCGGCTGTTGATATCAGCGCACCTGATGCTGATTCAGGCAAGCCATGGTGGAAGTTCTGGGTTGACGACGGCAAGCCGCCTCAGCAGTAA